In the genome of Rhodamnia argentea isolate NSW1041297 chromosome 3, ASM2092103v1, whole genome shotgun sequence, one region contains:
- the LOC115729394 gene encoding eukaryotic translation initiation factor 4E-2-like, with product MVVDETVKSAVAAATAEDLKNPATANPNPNSKGVSGRGDSELEEGEIVGEEDLAEQSGKEEPKADQPHPLEHSWTFWFDNLSAKSKQVAWGASMRSIYTFSTVEEFWSLYNNMHHPSKLAVGADFYCFKNKIEPKWEDPVCANGGKWTMNFNKAKSDTCWLYTLLAMIGEQFDHGDEICGAVVNVRNRQEKISVWTKNAANEVPQVSIGKQWKEFLDYNENIGFIFHEDAKKLDKAAKSRYNV from the exons atggtggtgGACGAGACGGTGAAATCTGCAGTGGCGGCTGCAACCGCCGAAGACCTGAAGAATCCGGCCACCGCGAACCCTAACCCCAATTCGAAGGGCGTTTCGGGTAGGGGTGACTCGGAGCTggaagagggagagattgtGGGGGAAGAGGATTTAGCCGAGCAATCGGGGAAAGAGGAGCCGAAAGCGGACCAGCCGCATCCGCTCGAGCACTCGTGGACTTTCTGGTTCGATAACCTGTCCGCGAAATCGAAGCAGGTCGCTTGGGGTGCCTCCATGCGCTCGATCTATACCTTCTCTACCGTCGAAGAATTCTGGAG TCTGTACAATAACATGCATCATCCAAGCAAATTAGCTGTTGGAGCAGACTTTTATtgctttaaaaacaaaattgagCCAAAGTGGGAGGACCCTGTTTGTGCTAATGGAGGGAAGTGGACTATGAACTTCAACAAAGCGAAATCTGATACCTGTTGGCTGTACACG TTGCTGGCAATGATTGGAGAACAATTTGATCATGGAGATGAAATATGTGGAGCCGTTGTTAATGTCAGAAATAGGCAGGAGAAAATATCTGTGTGGACGAAGAATGCTGCAAATGAAGTTCCACAG GTGAGCATAGGGAagcagtggaaggagttcctggATTACAATGAGAATATTGGGTTCATATTCCAT GAGGATGCAAAGAAGCTTGATAAAGCTGCTAAGAGTCGCTATAACGTATGA